The DNA window ggattttgatGTGAGCTCCAAAACCACAAAGCACCCAAGGTGACCCAACCTGAGCAGCCTGAGGTGGGtggtgcagagctgcctgggggcTGAGCCAGCTCTTCCCTCTCTGTTTTGCTGAGACAGTTGTGGGCCCTTACGTGAAGAAGATcctgtgtgaggagctgggagccccAGCAAATTCAGCTGTGAACTGCACCCCCCTGGAGGACTTTGGGGGCCACCACCCTGACCCCAACCTGACCTACGCTGCTGACCTGGTGCAGACCATGAAGACAGGGGAGTACGACTTTGGAGCTGCCTTTGATGGAGATGGGGTAAAGGAGTGCTCAGagttccccttccttccctctaaCCACCTCTGGGGGCTGAGGAGCACCTTTCCTCTGCCTCTTTCTAATCATGACTGAAGTGAACCACCACAGAAATAGCTGGATACTGTATCAATAATCCCAAACTGCATTTAAATGACTTTAAACCTGTGAAAAATCAGCAGGAAGGTGAAACACCgtggaggtgctgctgtgttattgaagatggagggagacgacccaccttgcattggtcagccatcgactccactttattaatcaatcaatcaccttttataacagtgttaactcacttcatgcatattgcgaaatctgagctcacaataggtcagagataacacaccaacccctccttatgtttccaataccaagatttgggttctcaaaattattcttgctttcccaaaacagccaaagatagaacatccacttgttatgagaaagctgcctgagaactctgatgtgcaaggctctcaaggccttcatgtttgtcacctttacttgtaattaaaaataacctgagaacctctgctgttcacagaaacaggctgtgagaacctgctcctcacagctgccttctaggccatccctgaaaaaatctccaacactgTGTAACTTCTTCAAAGCTCGGTGGTTATTTCAGAAAATCTCTGGGGACTGCTGGGTtgatgggcagggcagagggagctgggtttatgggcagggcagagggagctgagctgtgcctgtgctgtctCCCCCAGGACAGGAACATGATTTTGGGCAAGCACGGCTTCTTTGTCAACCCCTCCGACTCGGTGGCCGTCATCGCCGCCAACATCTTCAGCATCCCCTACTTCCAGCAGACCGGGGTGCGCGGCCTGGCCCGCAGCATGCCCACCAGCGGGGCCCTGGACAGGTAACAGCAACCcctctgtgggcagggagccctgccagggcatgGTGTGCCCACCAGCGGGGCCCTGGACAGGTAAAACCcctctgtgggcagggagccctgccagggcatgGTGTGCCCCTTTCCTGGGGTTCCACCCTGACCTGTCCTGTGTTTTTGCTCTGGTCAGgagtgcagcagtgccagggcagcagtgaggTTTGATGGGTTAAGCCCTACCTGGGGacgtggcagagctgggctgagctctgggctgagcCCAAATAAATGACTCTGCCAACCCTTCTGTTCCTTAAATTTGATAGTGATGCTTTCTTGGTGAAATGCTTTGAGATCTGCAACCTAAAATCgctgtgaagagctgtgtgtttgtgtctgttCTGTAAATGCACATCCCACCCATCTCCCAGATATCACACTGGGATTGTTCTAAATACAGGGATTGTTCCAAAGCTGTGGCATCCCCTGCCCTCAGTGgcaccccagcagagctgctgatccCATTTCCCCTGGGAGCTCTGAGACTCCAGGGATGTGACTTGGCCTTCTTACCTTGGCAGGGTGGCCCAGGCCACAAAGATTGCTTTGTATGAGACTCCAACGGGCTGGAAGTTCTTTGGGAACTTGATGGATGCCAACAAACTGTCTCTGTGTGGAGAGGAAAGCTTTGGGACTGGTAAGTCAGCATTCCCAGTATCACCCATGATGGTGGTGTTCCTCCTCTTAATTGTTTATTCTTTAGAGCTTGGGATTTATCTTTCATCTGCAGTTGTTCATACctgtgaaatattaaaatataaaaaaggcTTGGAGGAATTGGTGTGGAGATGAACACAATGCTAAAGGATTTGTGAGGTTggagctccttctcctccaggaaGGCACATGGAGGTGGAGGTTTGGGGGCCTCTTTAGCAGCCTGGTCACTGAGTCTGTGGGGACTCAATGCAATgctaaatgtatttttcaactCTTGGTGGCCAGGAAAACCTTCtcaatgttttcatttctggaaagaaataCGGTTTGGAGCACGGAGTTTTATTAGGGAAGGTTTCAGGTCACTATTAAATCTCTGAGCTTAATAGGGCCCTCATTTTCCTGTTCTGAAAACAAGGTATGATTTATAAAGTTTAAATTAACACTCGCCTTTGAACAGTCGAAGTGAGTTATTGAGTCACTGAGAAACCAAGTGAACATCACAGGGAGTTTCCTGGGGGTGTGCAGGGGGGTGGATGGGGGCAGGATTTGCTCCAGGTCAgagcagggtgctgctctggatATTCCCAGGAGGTCTCTGCATgccctgagccctccctggCATCTCCCCTGTGCTTTTGTGTCCTGCCTGTGGAAATGGGACCTTCCCTGAATCTGCACAAAGGCTGAGTGTGTTTTATCTGCTCTGAACTCTCCCTGAGATGTTGTTTCTCCTGTTCTCTGGTGGGATATGCAGGGCACAAGGTCCTGAGGGAATTTCTCAACTCAAACCTTGTGTGTTTCCATACCATCACCCCAGAAAAACCTTCTAGCTTGTGTGTGGGTGCCttaaacccccaaattcctggaGTGCAGTGTTTTGTGGGCTGGGATGCACAGCTTGACAGGAGAGGATTagcccagctttcctggggctgagggaaTGGAATCACAGCTCTGGGGGGCTGAGCAGTCTCCAGGGACAATATTTTTACAGTCAGATCTTACTCTGATatgtggggctgggatttggctGTGGGTTGGAAGAAAAGGTGAATTTCAGAGAACCTGGTATCTCTGTAAGGAAATCTTGAAGTAACTAATGAGTAAAGAAAGATTCTGGAGCTTTGCCCTGAGTGATTTCAGCATGTGCTGAGTTTATATCCTGGACCTTGGCTAATGAGAGGGCACTGGTGCTTCAGGAGGTAAATGAAACCaaattcctggagctgctgataGGAGATGATCTCAAATGAGCAGCTCCCCAAAACTGTTTCCACCTTTGTAAGAGCAACAAGCTCAGTTTCTGTCCATCCCTAAGGGACTGCCTCCCAAATCAAAGGGATTCCAGTCTGAGagaggtttgggattttggccaggcagcagcacatccaggtGGTGGGAGCTGAAGGAGTTTGGGGGAACAGATTGGGAAAGGGCCCAGGAGAGTTGGACTCCCCTAAAATGCAAAAGGGTTTGCCCATGTGGCAAATGCAgtcaggaaggagaaaggaggggaaaggggtGAGGAGGGTTGGTTGATAGGAAGTTAATGAGGAGTTGTTTGGAGCTGGACTGAATGGGAGTGCTGAAAGGGAGAGAGGTGAAAGAGCAGCCCAAAGACCCagtaaaaattgaaacaaactGTGGGGCAGTGGGACTGGAGTGCAGCAGCAATTAGAGTAATGCAACATGACAGAATTCCTGCTTGCTTCCCTGGGTATTTTATTCCAGCTATAAGTTGATACATCACATGGGACTGGTGTTTATTTAGCATTCCTCTGCATCAcctctgcccagctctctcCACCCTGAGGGACCGTGGGGATAATTTATGGCCACAACAGTGGGATTTGTGCACCACGtaacccctgccctgccccagccctttcccagagcattcccacTCTGGCACTCCTTCAGAGGGTgccatggcagctctgcagtgctcctggCATTTCTTTAATACCTGTTTGGAGGTTTTCCAGTGTGGGAAGGAGGAAACTTTGcatctgtggggcacagggtggAGCTGGCTTGCCAGAGGCACCGAGTGTGGGCTGGGTGTGCTCTGGGCCATCTGATCCCATTTCATCTGGGGGCTGTGTAAGGTCCAGCCCCTCTCAGGTTTCCCAAGGGATCAGTGCTGTGTGATCCCACTGCGCTCCCAGGGCAAGGCTGGGCTGCCTCTGGCTGCTTCCTGCTCTCCTTGCAGTGCCAGCTTTGGGGGAATCCACAGAGACAAACTGAGGCAGCAAATTACACCTGAACACGAGGAGGAACTTCCTCACTGTGTGGGACAGATCACCCAGAGAGGTGTGGAGCCTCCCTCACTGGAGACATCAAAAATCTGGCTGCAACCTGGGCtcagggatggccctgctggagcagggaggttggaccaggtGCCCcacaggtcccttccaacctgatcCACTCTGTGAATCCTCCTTTAGCCAAGAGAGGGGCTTTTGCAGCCCCCAGTGAGAGCAGGCTGGaggctctcctgctctctgcaggtggATGGAGCCTGtccttgccctgctgctgctcctcaccctgttCTGGGCTGATTctggggttgttggggtttggttCCTCAGGAGGGCTGATGTTCCCTTGGTGCTGGGCCAGGAGATGACCCCAGGGTGCTCCTTGGCAGGCAGGACACAACAGCTGCTGAGGAGTTGATGTTCTTGTTGATGCTCTCCCTCCCAAGCTGCTCCTTTGcatttgccttttgttttttatttgatgccttttttttaCTGTGCATTCCCTGTTACTTCCTTGGAACAGAGTTAAGGATGTGTGAACAATGAGTGTGTGTGTTAAAAGATGCTGAGTGTTTTACTTgggccagagctggagcagatgAGATTCAGACCCATTTAAAtgacccagcagggctggagctctggaaatattcccatttgtgagctgtgcagagggatggggagaggagaCGAGGTGGGGCTGTGGTGTGAGGAGTGGGAATTGGGAgttgtgtctgtgctgtggctCCCCCAGGCTCCGACCACATCCGAGAGAAGGACgggctgtgggcagtgctggcctgGCTCTCCATCCTGGCCGCCCGCAAGCAGAGCGTGGAGGACATCATGAAGGACCACTGGCAGAAGTATGGCAGGAACTTCTTCACCAGGTGGGCAGCGTGCTCCTGACAcctcccattccctgccctgtggcagagcagagccctggtggCACAGCTGTGTCACCATCAGGCTGTTCCTGTGTCGTTCCACTCCCCAAACACTTGGCATTCACCATAACCCTTTGTGGTGTCCAGCTTTGGATTGTTACTCCAGATGTAAACCTGCTACCAAAGTCTGGACATTTCATAAATgcaaagcacttttttttttcttttaattgagATTTTTCCTCCAAGAGTCATTTTTGCCATGGTATCAATATTCTTGAGACCCCACGTCACAAGTTAATTTGTGATATCttcagtgacagcagtgtcTCACAGAATGCATGCCCAGCCCCATTTATTTACCTGCCCCATGGCTGTTATTTACCTGGTTGAGTTCCTCTCCAGCCCCCAGATACTCAAATTAAAGCTGCAGTAGACATGGGAGATGGCAAGGGAAGGAATGAGAACCAGCCTGCACACAAGCAGAGGTGGGAACACTGTGAAAGCATTAGGCAGAAATCTTTCAGCTTGGAAGATCTACATGAAAATTCCGTCTCAAATTGCCAAGTGAAAGAACTTgtctctccttttttattttcttttttcccccaactcACCAAAAAGCCAGCACACATCTGAGGCATGGAAACCTGGGGGAAAATGCCAAAGTCTAGGATAAAGAGACAGCCTTTTAGCACTGAGGTATGTGTGCAGTGCAGGCTGAGTGCAGGGCAGGTAGcaaacagagcagcacaaatccCACTGCCAGTGGGAACACAGACTCTGGGATCCTGGAGTGGGCTCCAGGCActctctgctgcctctctgcccGGGCAGGGACATCAAAGCTGGCACTGGATGATTtcctgctgcagtcacagctgcAGTTTGCTGGGGGGATGCACTGAGGGTGTTCACAGTAACCACGAGGGAGCTggtggggtgctgggggcacaACTGCAGGAAATTCTTGGCAGGCAGTTGGATCTTGGCCCTGGCCCTCGGTCTGTGATACTCAGTGTGAGACAGCACTTTGTGCTTTCATCTCCTGGCACCAAATGCCTGTGAAATGCTGTGCTGCATCCCAAGGATCTGTGTGGTTATGGTGTAGTGCTGCACATGGATCCTCCTCTCTTTCCATAGAATCCCACactgggctgggtggggagggaccttaaagcccatccagtgccatggccagggacactttccactatcccatgttgctccaagcccagtcCAACCttgccttggacactgccagggatccagggacagcttctctgggcaatgtgTTCTGGTGCTTGGATGGGAGCAGAGAACACCCCCAGAGCTCGAGAAGGGCATCCCACACCATCCCAACTCATTGCATCCTCCCTCCCTAATCCCTGCGTGTGGTGCTGGTGCAGGTACGACTACGAGGAGGTGGATGCAGATGCTGCCAACAAAATGATGAAGGATTTGGAGGCGGTGATGTTCGAGCGCTCCTTCGTGGGGAAGCAGCTGTCGAGTGGGGACAAGGTGTACACGGTGGAGAAAGCTGACAACTTCGAGTACAACGACCCCGTGGATGGCAGCGTCTCCAGGAAccaggtgggcacagcctggcctgaaCTGGGACTGTTTTCTCCATGTCCTTtgccagagcagtgcctgggaaTGCTGTGCCTGGCACCTGGCTCTTGTGTCAGGTTCTGCAGTGTGGGTTAGGATGGGCATTAATCCCTCTGGGAGTGGGGAGAGGGGAGCACAGGAGCTTTCTGTGGCTCCCTGAGGAGGAGGGATGGTGCAGGTGTGGCACAGCCATGCTGGGTGAtgcttgtgaaggctgacctagaacagaggctaggcagagttaaagaataaagcagggatttgttAAAAGGACAAATGGATACACCAGCTGCTCCGGGCCCACCATCATCACATAGAGCCAGCCCGTGCTGCAGTGagcactggggcagcccagccccttcccctggcAAATATTCACTAAAAGAGGAATATTGATTTTATCCCTGTATTTAAGAACACTGTTTTGCTGCTAAGGATAGCCAATAAACcccaagagcccagccagggctgcactcaagatgaaccaaaatggtctcAAAATGCACAAGtgggcacgggctctgtccctgggatcagttctgctccatttgcaccttgcagttcattgtccaattccagctttaggTTATTAAGTCccatctttgtttttctctcttggttctgttgttgtttgtgctctgggctgagatttggatcatttgtccttggtgcccagctggagcaggaattgttttgtctccctgctctgtgcacagagctcagcacccCCTAACACAAATCTCAGAATTGCACACTGAAGCAGCTCAGAATCTGAAACATATAAAAGCCAAACCTGAGGCACCGTGGGGATCATGGAACACCCCTTGGCCACCCATGGTCCCAGGGCTGAGAGCTTCCCTCCCTCTGTGTCCCGGGCAGGGTCTGAGGCTCATCTTCTCCGACGGCTCCCGCATCATCTTCCGGCTGAGCGGCACCGGCAGCGCGGGGGCCACCGTGCGCCTCTACATCGACAGCTACGAGAAGGATGCTCAGAAAATCAACCAAGACCCACAGGTGGGTGCTGCACCTCactcctgccactgctgcctgcctgaGTCAGCCCTTTCTTAGCCCTGCTTTGCTTGGAGATCTGTGGAGATGACAGGAATTTTGAGAGTCAGAGGTTTGTATCTTTTGTGCCAGTATCAAtaggattattttaaa is part of the Zonotrichia leucophrys gambelii isolate GWCS_2022_RI chromosome 8, RI_Zleu_2.0, whole genome shotgun sequence genome and encodes:
- the PGM1 gene encoding phosphoglucomutase-1, which gives rise to MVRIVTVQTKPYGDQKPGTSGLRKRVTVFQSNANYTENFIQSILATVPPAERQDATLVVGGDGRFYMRDAIQLIVRIAAANGIGRLVIGQHGILSTPAVSCLIRKIKAIGGIILTASHNPGGPSGDFGIKFNIANGGPAPEAITDKIFQISKKIEEYAICPDLQVDLGTIGKQQFDLENKFKPFTVEIVDSVEAYASMLRNIFDFSALKELLSGKNQLKIRIDAMHGVVGPYVKKILCEELGAPANSAVNCTPLEDFGGHHPDPNLTYAADLVQTMKTGEYDFGAAFDGDGDRNMILGKHGFFVNPSDSVAVIAANIFSIPYFQQTGVRGLARSMPTSGALDRVAQATKIALYETPTGWKFFGNLMDANKLSLCGEESFGTGSDHIREKDGLWAVLAWLSILAARKQSVEDIMKDHWQKYGRNFFTRYDYEEVDADAANKMMKDLEAVMFERSFVGKQLSSGDKVYTVEKADNFEYNDPVDGSVSRNQGLRLIFSDGSRIIFRLSGTGSAGATVRLYIDSYEKDAQKINQDPQVMLAPLISIALKLSQLHERTGRSGPTVIT